A stretch of Chaetodon auriga isolate fChaAug3 chromosome 21, fChaAug3.hap1, whole genome shotgun sequence DNA encodes these proteins:
- the idi1 gene encoding isopentenyl-diphosphate Delta-isomerase 1 isoform X1: MVRGVWAVLRMVSCEGAAALKPNAPGRAAAVWYRPTRSLITSYRRAVFSEAKRPQPAARMPEITTDHLDEKQVQLLSEMCILIDENDRKVGADTKKNCHLNSNIDKGLLHRAFSVFIFNSEEKLLLQQRSDAKITFPGCFTNTCCSHPLHTDSELEEKDAIGVRRAAQRRLEAELGIPMEQVTPDEMTYLTRIHYKAQSDGVWGEHEIDYILFMQKNVDLSPDPNEIKSHCYVSKEELKEMLEKAKRKEVEITPWFSLIAETFLFKWWDNLQNLKQFMDHNTIHRM; the protein is encoded by the exons ATGGTGCGGGGTGTGTGGGCGGTGCTTCGGATGGTGTCCTGCGAGGGAGCTGCTGCGCTGAAACCAAACGCACCTGGAAGAGCTGCCGCAGTGTGGTACAGACCTACCCGCTCACTGATCACATCCTACCGCAGAGCTGTGTTCAG TGAGGCCAAACGCCCACAGCCTGCCGCCAGAATGCCCGAGATAACCACAGATCACCTGGACGAGAAGCAGGTGCAGCTGCTGTCCGAGATGTGCATCCTGATCGACGAGAACGACCGCAAGGTTGGAGCGGACACCAAGAAGAACTGCCACCTCAACTCCAACATCGACAAAG GTTTATTGCACAGAGCCTTCAGCGTCTTCATTTTCAACAGTGAGGAGAAGCTGCTCTTGCAGCAGAGGTCTGACGCCAAAATCACTTTTCCAG gctGTTTCACCAACACGTGCTGCAGTCATCCgttacacacagacagtgagttGGAGGAGAAGGATGCCATAGGAGTGaggagagctgctcagaggagacTGGAGGCCGAGCTGGGTATCCCCATGGAACAG GTGACACCAGATGAAATGACGTACCTGACAAGGATCCACTACAAAGCCCAGTCAGACGGTGTGTGGGGAGAGCATGAGATCGACTACATCCTCTTCATGCAGAAG AACGTGGATCTGAGTCCAGACCCCAACGAGATCAAGAGTCACTGTTACGTTAGcaaggaggagctgaaggagatgTTAGAGAAGGCCAAGCGCAAGGAGGTGGAGATCACCCCCTGGTTCAGCCTCATCGCTGAGACCTTCCTCTTCAAGTGGTGGGACAACCTGCAGAACCTGAAGCAGTTCATGGATCACAACACCATCCACCGCATGTAA
- the idi1 gene encoding isopentenyl-diphosphate Delta-isomerase 1 isoform X2, protein MPEITTDHLDEKQVQLLSEMCILIDENDRKVGADTKKNCHLNSNIDKGLLHRAFSVFIFNSEEKLLLQQRSDAKITFPGCFTNTCCSHPLHTDSELEEKDAIGVRRAAQRRLEAELGIPMEQVTPDEMTYLTRIHYKAQSDGVWGEHEIDYILFMQKNVDLSPDPNEIKSHCYVSKEELKEMLEKAKRKEVEITPWFSLIAETFLFKWWDNLQNLKQFMDHNTIHRM, encoded by the exons ATGCCCGAGATAACCACAGATCACCTGGACGAGAAGCAGGTGCAGCTGCTGTCCGAGATGTGCATCCTGATCGACGAGAACGACCGCAAGGTTGGAGCGGACACCAAGAAGAACTGCCACCTCAACTCCAACATCGACAAAG GTTTATTGCACAGAGCCTTCAGCGTCTTCATTTTCAACAGTGAGGAGAAGCTGCTCTTGCAGCAGAGGTCTGACGCCAAAATCACTTTTCCAG gctGTTTCACCAACACGTGCTGCAGTCATCCgttacacacagacagtgagttGGAGGAGAAGGATGCCATAGGAGTGaggagagctgctcagaggagacTGGAGGCCGAGCTGGGTATCCCCATGGAACAG GTGACACCAGATGAAATGACGTACCTGACAAGGATCCACTACAAAGCCCAGTCAGACGGTGTGTGGGGAGAGCATGAGATCGACTACATCCTCTTCATGCAGAAG AACGTGGATCTGAGTCCAGACCCCAACGAGATCAAGAGTCACTGTTACGTTAGcaaggaggagctgaaggagatgTTAGAGAAGGCCAAGCGCAAGGAGGTGGAGATCACCCCCTGGTTCAGCCTCATCGCTGAGACCTTCCTCTTCAAGTGGTGGGACAACCTGCAGAACCTGAAGCAGTTCATGGATCACAACACCATCCACCGCATGTAA